The DNA sequence CATTTTCGAAGCCACGCACGGAACCGCACCCAAATACGCGAATCAAGACCGCGTGAACCCGTGCAGCGTCATTCTCTCCGGAGTGATGATGTTCGAGCACCTCGGTTGGACGGAAGCGGCGGAGCTCATCGTCCGGGGCGTCGAGGCAAGCATCCAGCAGAAGCGCGTGACGTACGACTTCGAGCGCCTCATGGAGGGCGCAACGAGGGTCAGCACGTCGGAGTTCGCGAGCGCTATCGTCGAGAACATGGACTGAACACGCCTACGATGTTACTATCACTACTAACTTATATTCGGGTATCCCAGTTGTACAGGGCTTTTGCTTTGGACTCGAAAACGTGTCGGATTACGTGTCCCAACGAGACAGACTACACAGAACCGCATGAATACTAGGTTGTCTGATCGAAGCGGATTTCCGATAAGGCGAATAGCGAAAGTCCTGCTGATATTATTACGAAGGTACTCTCGTATGCCTACTCTTCTGCGGATCGGTAAGTATCGGTTCTACGTCTTCAGCAACGAGCGAAACGAACCAGCACATATTCATGTCGAAGCGGCGATGGCAACGCGAAATTCTGGCTAGCGCCGATACAGGTCGCGAAGTCGGTTGGCTTCGGCCCACGAGAACTCAGCGAGATTCGCCGCCTGATACAGGGAAACTGCCCGTTGCTCCTGGAGAAGTGGGATGAGCATTGCCGTGCCACGTGTTGAAGACGTTCGGGCGTCCGACGTCCGATTCGATGACGAGCGGATGTACGTGCAACTTGTGGACGGGCGAGAACTCACGGTGCCAATCGTGTGGTTTCGCCGACTCGCGGAAGCGACGCGAGAACAGCGAGACGACTGGCGGTTCATCGGGCGAGGCATAGGCATTCATTGGGAGCAGTTGGACGAGGACATCTCGATCGGCGGCCTGCTCTCGGGATAACTGTCACGTACAGGTGACGCGCGTCAGCACGTCGAAGTTCGCCAGCGCCATCGTCGAGAACATGA is a window from the Candidatus Poribacteria bacterium genome containing:
- a CDS encoding NADP-dependent isocitrate dehydrogenase (Converts isocitrate to alpha ketoglutarate), with amino-acid sequence IFEATHGTAPKYANQDRVNPCSVILSGVMMFEHLGWTEAAELIVRGVEASIQQKRVTYDFERLMEGATRVSTSEFASAIVENMD
- a CDS encoding DUF2442 domain-containing protein; this encodes MSIAVPRVEDVRASDVRFDDERMYVQLVDGRELTVPIVWFRRLAEATREQRDDWRFIGRGIGIHWEQLDEDISIGGLLSG